A region from the Neurospora crassa OR74A linkage group V, whole genome shotgun sequence genome encodes:
- a CDS encoding metalloprotease 1, with amino-acid sequence MQIKSFLLAAAAAPAALGAAVNTIKPFNCGTDAPSRQHIQMTKELAEKEAAMAAEGIMTAQATINVNVYFHVVAASTALSDGYVTSTMINNQVATLNKAYAPHNIQFTLKGTDYTINSNWAVDGSELAMKKALRKGTYKDLNLYILKDLGDALGYCYFPTSVTSKSNDWYYDGCSILYDTLPGGSLTNYNLGHTSTHEIGHWFGLYHTFQGGCSGNGDYVSDTPAQASASSGCPTGRDSCPSQPGLDPIHNYMDYSYDTCYEEFTSGQRTRMTSYWNQYRANASV; translated from the exons ATGCAGATCAAGTCTTTCCTCCTCGCGGCCGCTGCTGCCCCCGCCGCCCTCGGCGCTGccgtcaacaccatcaagCCCTTCAACTGCGGTACTGATGCTCCCTCGCGCCAGCACATCCAGATGACCAAGGAGCTCgccgagaaggaggctgCTATGGCTGCCGAGGGTATCATGACGGCCCAGGCCACCATCAACGTCAATGTCTACTTCCACGTTGTTGCCGCCTCCACCGCGCTCAGCGATGGCTACGTTACC TCCACCATGATCAACAACCAGGTCGCCACCCTCAACAAGGCCTACGCCCCGCACAACATCCAGTTCACCCTCAAGGGCACCGACTacaccatcaacagcaactGGGCCGTCGACGGCTCCGAGCTCGCCATGAAGAAGGCCTTGAGGAAGGGAACCTACAAGGACCTGAACCTGTACATCCTCAAGGACCTCGGCGACGCTCTTGGGTATTGCTACTTCCCGACCTCGGTCACGTCCAAGTCCAACGACTGGTACTACGACGGCTGCTCCATCCTGTACGACACCTTGCCCGGCGGCTCGCTGACCAACTACAACCTCGGCCACACGTCCACCCACGAGATCGGCCACTGGTTCGGTCTGTACCATACCTTCCAGGGCGGATGCTCGGGCAACGGCGATTACGTGTCGGATACCCCTGCCCAGGCGTCGGCGAGCAGTGGATGCCCGACGGGTAGGGACTCGTGCCCTAGCCAGCCTGGCTTGGATCCTATTCACAATTATATGGATTACTCTTATGA CACCTGCTACGAGGAGTTCACTTCGGGCCAGAGGACCCGCATGACTTCGTACTGGAACCAGTACCGCGCCAACGCCTCCGTCTAA